The genomic window TAGTTTGTACCCGCATTCCACCTTTTAAAACTGCGTCACGCCCAAAACGTTTGATTAACTCGGTGGAAGCTGCATTAGTCACGTAAGGACTTGCACTACCTTGAAACGATTTAATCTTGCCTAGTGTAATTTTTTGGGCGCGGGCTTTGGCTTCTTCTTGGGGTGTAATCCAGCCTAAATCGCGCATTCGTCGCAACACCGTATGTTGTTGCTCAATGGCTTGTTTCCTGTTCACAAACGGACTGTAATCTTGGGGGGCTTTGATTAAACCTGCCATCATTGCTGATTCGGCTAAAGTTAAAGTTCCTGCCGATTTGTTGAAATAGCTACGGGCGGCAGTTTGTACGCCGTAGTTGTTGTGACCCCAATAAATTTGATTGAGGTACAATTCTAAAATTTGGTCTTTGGTCAAAATTTGTTCGATCCGGATTGCCAGCACTCCCTCGGCGAGTTTGCGGCTAAAAGTACGCTGGCGAGAGAGAAAGACATTTTTCATCAACTGCATAGTTAATGTTGAGCTACCTTCTCTAACCGAACCTTTTTGATAGTTGACTACGAGCGCCCGTCCTACACTAATGGGGTTAATGCCTTTGTGGTAATAAAAATTGCTATCCTCGATCGCAATTACGGCTCTTTTTATGTCCGGGGAAATTTTATCTAGGGGTGCAACTTCTCGGTTAGCTTCTCCATGAATACTAGATAAAAGCTTGCCTTTGATGTCGTAAATATAGCTCGTCTCGGCAGGAATATAGGTGCGTAAAACTCTGACATCGGGCAAGTTACGGAAACTGAGGGCTAAACCAACTAATCCCCCGGCGGCGATCGCACTTCCTAACATTGTTATTGCTAGGAGAGTTCCCCCCGTTACTTTGGTAATATCTTTAACAAACTTAAAACTAGGACTAGAACCTTTATCTTTTTTGTGAATAATACTAGATGACACAGTTATGTAACTTCCTCACTTTAATAATTAGGACGGGTAACGGTAGTAACAAAGGATTTTTTAATATTTGGGGAAAGAAATCTTCTTCAGATTTCCAGCGACAATAGAGTTAATTTTTGCAATTATAGTAGTTTGACGAGGCAAACAATATCAGTAAATTGCTAGTGAATGTACTTAATTTAGCTAAAAAATCGCCAATAAGTGATTTGGAAGTATTAAAAAAATTGACTTTTAGGCGGATGCAAAACCTAGAAACAACCAATATCAAAGCCATTTCCCAACTTGCAACCAAAAGTAATAATTGGCTGCGTCGGGGGACGAGTGAGATTTTCCCCGATCGCACCGATAGTAATAATCCCCAAGAGAACCTCGAAAAGCTGCTTAAAACTACTGGTACTTTGCGGATAAAATTGGGCATCGATCCAACGGGGGCAGATATTCACCTTGGTCATAGTATACCAGTGCGGAAACTAAGAGCTTTTCAAGATGCGGGACATACAGCAGTTTTGATTATTGGCGATTTTACTGCCAGAATTGGCGATCCGACGGGCAAATCTGAGGTACGCCGTCAGCTAACCGAGGAAATAGTAGCCCAAAATGCCCAAAATTATCTGGACCAAGTTCGACCAATTTTAGATTTTGATACGCCCGGAAGGTTGGAAGTACGTTACAACTCTGAGTGGTTGGCAAAACTAGATTTGGCAGAAATTTTAGGATTGTTGTCAACGATGACAGTAGGACAGATGTTGGCAAAAGAAGGATTTAGCGATCGCTTTACACAAGAAAACCCGATTTATCTGCACGAATTTCTTTACCCGTTGATGCAAGGCTACGATTCAGTGGCAATTGATGCGGATGTAGAATTAGGCGGGACAGACCAAAAATTCAACATTGCTGTAGGGCGAGACTTACAAAAACATTTTGGTAAAACTCCCCAATTTGGGTTATTAACACCAATTTTGTTAGGGACAGATGGCGTACAGAAAATGTCTAAGTCGCTGCACAATTATGTAGGCTTATCGGAAGATCCGTTAACTATGTACTCAAAGCTTGAAAAAACTCCTGATAGCTTGCTAGAGCAGTATTTTGAGCTATTAACAGATTTATCTTTAGACCAATTGCCAGCAAATCCGCGCGATCGCCAGAAACTCCTAGCTCTTGATATTGTTACTCAATATCACGGTAAAGAAGCCGCCCAGCAAGCTCAAAGCGCAGCTTTATCAATAACCAGTGGTAGTACGACGCGATCGGATTCTGTACCAGAGTTTTCCCTTTCCTCAATCCAGTTTCCCACCAAGTTAGCAAATATTTTAAGTGGGAGCAGCTTGTGTAAAAGTAATGGAGACGCTAGAAGGCAAATTCAGGGGGGCGCTATCCGCTTAGATGGAGAAAAAATCGAGCAAGCTGATTTAGCATTTGATGAACCCAATCTTTTGTATGACAAGGTTTTACAGTTTGGCAAAACCAAATTTATCCGCTTAGTACCGTAATAATTTACTATGCCTTTATCTCAAATCATCGTGCCGCTAGACGTTGCTACCGAAACAGATGCGATCGCATTAATCGACAAGTTGCCAGAAGTTACTTTTTGGAAAGTAGGTTTGGAGTTATTCGTTAGCACTGGCGCTAAAGTGGTAAAAATCCTCAAAGAACGGCAAAAACAAGTGTTTTTAGACCTCAAGCTGCACGATATTCCGAATACCGTTGCCGGAGCAAGTCGGGCGGCGGCGCGGTACGGGGTAGATTTACTCACTATTCATAGTACCTGTGGTAGAGAAGCGCTGAAGTTAGCCCACAAAGCAATTCAACAAGGCGCTCAAGAATCTGGGGTTGCACCAACTAGATTAATTGCCATTACCGTATTAACCAGCCTGTCATCGCGGCAACTTGCCTTTGACTTGAAAATTCCTTTAGAATTGCCAGAATACGCTTTGCAAATGGCTTTAATGGCGCAAGAATCGGGGCTAGAAGGGGCAGTTTGTTCGCCTCAAGAAGTAGCACAACTAAAAGATAGTTGCGGTAAAGATTTTTTGCTAGTTTGTCCTGGTGTGCGCCCAACTTGGGCAGAAACTGGAGATCAAAAGCGCAGTATGACACCCGCTCAAGCGATCGCATTAGGAGCAGATTATTTAGTTATTGGTCGTCCCATTACGGCGGCGGCTGACCCTAAAGCAGCTTGGCAGCGCATTTGTGACGAAATAGCCCAAGCATGAAATTACTAGGGATTGTAGCTTGTATTTTATCGCTTACAGATTGTGGTGCGAAGGCTCAAGTTCCTTTATCTAACTGCCAAAAACAAGATATAGAAACCCTCACAACCCAATTAGTCAAAGACTTACCCAGCTATACTAATCGCGTCAATCAAAAGTCTCGCCGTTTAAAACGCAGCGTAGATATTTATAGTTACGTGCTGATAGCTGGAAAAGCAGAATTTGCCCCTTTATCTCTTGGCCCTAGGGAGTATTTGCCAACGTTACCAGTTTCCGAGCAGCCCCAGCAAGTATTTATCACAACTCTAGAGCGCCAATACAGCACTGGAAAATTAGTTCAATTGCAACAGTATCATTGGCTATTTTTGACCCAAACAACGGGCGGTTGGCGGTTGGCATTTATGTTTTCGCGGACGGGGACTTATCCTAACTCTCAACCACCCACGCCACCAAGAGAAAGCAGTAATGGCTCTGTTGCTCAAGCTGTAAAAACTTGGCTGCGCGACTGCCAAGCAGGAACACTGAGATAATTAGGCGGAAAAAATAGGGTGTGGCTTTGCCTCCCCTATTGTTTTCCAAGAAAGGCGATGCTTGCTAAACTCAAAGCAGCAATCTGTACCTAAAAAGTAGTTATGTCTGTTGCCAAAGACTTTGAAATTATTGAAAGTACCGCCGAAGATGTTATCTTTCCTCCAGGAGAATTAGATAGCGACGAGCCACCATTGGAAACCGAATTGCATTTGCGGCAAATTATCCTACTGTTACAGTGCCTTGAATTGTGTTGGCAAGACCGAAACGATTTTTATGCTGTAGGTAATTTAACTATTTACTACAGCCAACGGCAGCGCAAAAGTGAGGATTTTCGGGGCCCAGACTTTTTTGTCGTTTTAGGCACAGAGCGCAAACCTCGTAAAAGTTGGGTAGTTTGGCATGAAAACGGCTTGTATCCTAATATAATTATCGAATTATTGTCTGACTCAACAGCTAAAGTAGATCGAGGCTTAAAAAAGCAGATTTATCAAGATACTTTCCATACTCCAGAATACTTTTGGTTCGATCCAGAGAGTTTAGAATTTGCCGGATTTCGTTTAATAGACAGCACGTATCAGCCTATAGAACCAAACGATCAAGGCTGGATGTGGAGTCAGCAGTTAGAACTGTATTTAGGTATTCACGAGCAAAAATTACGCTTTTTTACAGTAGTTGGGTTGTTAGTTGCGACACCGATGGAAGTTGCTCAACAACAAACTCAAAGAGTAGAAATCTTAGCCGCCAAATTGCGCGAATTAGGTATAGATACAGATAATATTTGAGCTAAATTAAACAGGCGATCGCGCTTTGGCGTTGCTGAAACAATGATTTTACGAAATCTTTAAACCAATGCTAGAGACGTTGCACTGCAACGTCTCTACTTAGATTAATATATTTAATCGGCTTATACTATTCTTCAGGATAAACCCACTTGGGCGGCTCGGTCATTTTTTTCCTCAGCCTTTCTTCGGCAATTTCTAACATCCGATCTAAGGAAGTTTCTTGAATAAATTTTGCTGACTCTTGCTTGTATTCTAAGTTGGGGCATTTATCGCCTAAAACACAGCCATTAATACAGGCGGTAGCACAGTCAATCGTAGTTTCTGGCATATAAAAGTACGAAAATTGTTGTATTGGTAACTGTTTTTGATTATAAAACTTCGTTTAACGCGATCGCACTTCGTCACTTATAGCTAGGATAGATATTTTAAATGCTGGCAACTAATGAAACTATAGCTGCGATCGCCACGGCGGTTGTTCCGACTCAAGGTAGTGTGGGAATTGTCCGCTTATCGGGAGTTACGGCGTACAAAATTGCTCAACAGATTTTTCAATCTCCCGGTACGCAAGTATGGGAATCCCACCGTATTGTTTACGGCTATATTCGCCATCCCAAGACGCAGCAATTAATTGATGAGGCATTGCTACTAATTATGCTCTCTCCCCGCTCCTACACCCGCGAGGATGTAATAGAGTTTCACTGTCACGGGGGAATTATGGCAGTACAGCAAGTTTTGCAACTATGTTTAGAAGCTGGTGCTAGGTTGGCGCAACCAGGAGAATTTACTTTAAGAGCGTTTTTAAACGGAAGGCTGGATTTAACTCAAGCTGAAAGCATTAACGATTTAGTAGGGGCAAAATCTCCCCAAGCAGCACAGGCGGCTTTAATGGGATTAGAAGGGTTCTTGCGATCGCCTATTATTCAATTACGCGCTACTTGCTTAGATATATTAGCTGAGATTGAAGCGCGGATTGATTTTGAGGAAGATTTGCCACCCCTTAATATTGAAGATATTACAGCCAAAATTAGCCAATTATTAGTAAAAGTAGGTGAAATTCTAGAAACAGCTAACCGAGGCGAACTCTTACGCAGTGGATTGAAAATAGCTATAGTTGGTAGACCAAACGTAGGTAAATCTAGCTTACTAAATGCGTGGAGTAAATGCGATCGGGCGATCGTTACAGATTTACCCGGTACAACCCGCGATGTAGTAGAGTCTCAGCTAGTTGTTGGCGGTATTCCGGTGCAAGTATTAGACACGGCGGGAATCCGAGAGACAAGCGATAAAGTTGAAAAAATTGGTGTAGAAAGAAGTCTTACCAGCGCTCAAGGTGCAGACTTGGTATTGCTGACAATAGATGCTTTTGCAGGGTGGACAGAGGAAGACGCAGACATCTACACCTCAGTACAACATCGTCCGGTAATTTTAGTAATTAATAAAATTGATTTAGTAGAAACCAAACCTCAACTACCCGACAATATTACGCTGACGGTAGAGACGGCGGCGGCGCAAAATAAAGGTATTGAGAGATTAGAACAAGCAATTTTGACTACCGTACAAACGGGAAGCGTCAAATCTGCGGATATGGATTTAGCAATTAACCAAAGACAAGCGGCGGCGTTGACACGAGCCAAAATTTCGTTACAACAAGTAATTGAAGCTGTAACTGACACCTTACCGCTAGATTTTTGGACAATAGATTTAAGGGGAGCAATTCAAGCCTTGGGAGAA from Synechocystis sp. PCC 7509 includes these protein-coding regions:
- the tyrS gene encoding tyrosine--tRNA ligase, giving the protein MQNLETTNIKAISQLATKSNNWLRRGTSEIFPDRTDSNNPQENLEKLLKTTGTLRIKLGIDPTGADIHLGHSIPVRKLRAFQDAGHTAVLIIGDFTARIGDPTGKSEVRRQLTEEIVAQNAQNYLDQVRPILDFDTPGRLEVRYNSEWLAKLDLAEILGLLSTMTVGQMLAKEGFSDRFTQENPIYLHEFLYPLMQGYDSVAIDADVELGGTDQKFNIAVGRDLQKHFGKTPQFGLLTPILLGTDGVQKMSKSLHNYVGLSEDPLTMYSKLEKTPDSLLEQYFELLTDLSLDQLPANPRDRQKLLALDIVTQYHGKEAAQQAQSAALSITSGSTTRSDSVPEFSLSSIQFPTKLANILSGSSLCKSNGDARRQIQGGAIRLDGEKIEQADLAFDEPNLLYDKVLQFGKTKFIRLVP
- the pyrF gene encoding orotidine-5'-phosphate decarboxylase, which encodes MPLSQIIVPLDVATETDAIALIDKLPEVTFWKVGLELFVSTGAKVVKILKERQKQVFLDLKLHDIPNTVAGASRAAARYGVDLLTIHSTCGREALKLAHKAIQQGAQESGVAPTRLIAITVLTSLSSRQLAFDLKIPLELPEYALQMALMAQESGLEGAVCSPQEVAQLKDSCGKDFLLVCPGVRPTWAETGDQKRSMTPAQAIALGADYLVIGRPITAAADPKAAWQRICDEIAQA
- a CDS encoding Uma2 family endonuclease, whose protein sequence is MSVAKDFEIIESTAEDVIFPPGELDSDEPPLETELHLRQIILLLQCLELCWQDRNDFYAVGNLTIYYSQRQRKSEDFRGPDFFVVLGTERKPRKSWVVWHENGLYPNIIIELLSDSTAKVDRGLKKQIYQDTFHTPEYFWFDPESLEFAGFRLIDSTYQPIEPNDQGWMWSQQLELYLGIHEQKLRFFTVVGLLVATPMEVAQQQTQRVEILAAKLRELGIDTDNI
- the mnmE gene encoding tRNA uridine-5-carboxymethylaminomethyl(34) synthesis GTPase MnmE, with the protein product MATNETIAAIATAVVPTQGSVGIVRLSGVTAYKIAQQIFQSPGTQVWESHRIVYGYIRHPKTQQLIDEALLLIMLSPRSYTREDVIEFHCHGGIMAVQQVLQLCLEAGARLAQPGEFTLRAFLNGRLDLTQAESINDLVGAKSPQAAQAALMGLEGFLRSPIIQLRATCLDILAEIEARIDFEEDLPPLNIEDITAKISQLLVKVGEILETANRGELLRSGLKIAIVGRPNVGKSSLLNAWSKCDRAIVTDLPGTTRDVVESQLVVGGIPVQVLDTAGIRETSDKVEKIGVERSLTSAQGADLVLLTIDAFAGWTEEDADIYTSVQHRPVILVINKIDLVETKPQLPDNITLTVETAAAQNKGIERLEQAILTTVQTGSVKSADMDLAINQRQAAALTRAKISLQQVIEAVTDTLPLDFWTIDLRGAIQALGEITGEEVTESVLDRIFSRFCIGK